A single genomic interval of Pelagerythrobacter marensis harbors:
- a CDS encoding NAD(P)H-dependent oxidoreductase encodes MTDTLRIGLVYGSARPGRLCDSVAGWVAERVAARGGMAVETIDPAAGHDEAELIRRIDRADGFIVVTPEYNHSFPAPLKALIDAASSEWHAKPVAFVSYGGISGGLRAVEHLRGVFAELHAVGIRDTVSFAAAWEQFGEDAQLHDPRRAERAMATLLLRFDWWSRALRNARIAQSYGEAA; translated from the coding sequence ATGACGGATACTTTGCGGATAGGACTTGTCTACGGCAGCGCGCGGCCCGGCCGGCTGTGCGACAGCGTCGCCGGCTGGGTGGCCGAAAGGGTCGCGGCGCGCGGCGGAATGGCGGTCGAAACGATCGATCCCGCCGCGGGCCATGACGAGGCCGAACTGATCCGGCGCATCGACCGCGCGGACGGGTTCATCGTGGTCACGCCCGAATACAATCACAGCTTCCCCGCGCCGCTGAAGGCCCTGATCGACGCGGCCAGCAGCGAATGGCATGCCAAGCCGGTCGCTTTCGTCTCTTACGGCGGCATATCCGGCGGCCTGCGCGCGGTCGAACACTTGCGCGGCGTTTTCGCAGAGCTTCACGCCGTGGGGATCCGGGACACGGTCAGCTTCGCCGCGGCGTGGGAGCAGTTCGGCGAGGATGCCCAGCTGCACGATCCGCGCCGGGCCGAGCGGGCGATGGCGACCCTGCTGCTGCGGTTCGACTGGTGGAGCCGGGCTCTGCGCAATGCGCGGATTGCGCAAAGCTATGGAGAAGCGGCATGA
- a CDS encoding arylamine N-acetyltransferase, protein MSERDMSEHSVDLAAYCARIGYSGPLEPTLATLRALQELHPAAITFEAIDVLLDRGVDLSPRAVDDKLIVRGRGGYCYEQNGLFKRVLEAIGFEVEGLIARVNWHAPPDAPLAPPSHMALRVTVDAVPWLVDVGFGSCVPTAPIRLACREPQSTRHEIFRLTPASHGLQLEASIAGKWQPVYRLAPTPMLDGDYELHNWFTATHPGSHFRHRLIVTRTTPDARHVLADARLTVRGSDGTVHRETLDADAIERALAERFALPVESDWRPIIERAAAASASG, encoded by the coding sequence ATGAGCGAGCGCGACATGAGCGAGCACAGCGTGGATCTCGCCGCCTATTGCGCGCGCATTGGCTATTCCGGGCCGCTCGAACCGACTCTGGCGACCCTTCGCGCGCTGCAGGAACTGCATCCGGCCGCGATCACTTTCGAAGCGATCGACGTCCTGCTGGACCGCGGGGTGGATCTTTCGCCCCGCGCGGTCGACGACAAGCTTATCGTGCGCGGCCGCGGAGGCTATTGCTACGAACAGAACGGGCTTTTCAAGCGCGTGCTGGAAGCCATCGGCTTCGAGGTCGAGGGCCTGATCGCCCGGGTGAACTGGCATGCTCCGCCCGATGCGCCGCTGGCACCGCCGTCGCACATGGCGCTGCGCGTCACGGTCGACGCCGTGCCGTGGCTGGTGGATGTCGGTTTCGGCAGCTGCGTGCCGACCGCGCCGATCCGGCTGGCCTGTCGCGAGCCGCAGAGCACGCGCCACGAGATCTTTCGCCTGACGCCGGCAAGCCACGGGCTGCAACTCGAAGCCTCGATCGCGGGCAAGTGGCAGCCGGTCTATCGCCTGGCCCCTACGCCAATGCTCGATGGCGACTACGAGTTGCACAACTGGTTCACAGCCACCCATCCCGGTTCGCACTTCCGCCACCGGCTGATCGTGACGCGCACGACGCCCGATGCGCGGCACGTGCTCGCCGATGCGCGCCTGACGGTGCGCGGCAGCGACGGGACGGTTCACCGCGAAACGCTCGACGCCGATGCGATCGAGCGCGCGCTGGCGGAGCGGTTCGCCTTGCCGGTCGAAAGCGACTGGCGGCCGATAATCGAACGTGCAGCGGCGGCGAGCGCTTCGGGCTGA
- a CDS encoding DUF924 family protein translates to MTAARRRWAAELLHVWFQRLGPADWYGGGAEVDALLRRRFVREWKTLRHRPAREFLGDLRTAQAAILLFDQVPRNLFRGQARAFASDPLARQLARTAIARGWDVRLPERERAFIAMPLMHSEEIADQRASLAYFARSPQQRRFAVSHYRMIARFGRFPHRNPALGRKSSAAEKRAVAAGYAW, encoded by the coding sequence ATGACCGCCGCCCGGCGCCGCTGGGCGGCGGAACTGCTGCATGTCTGGTTCCAGCGGCTCGGCCCGGCCGACTGGTACGGGGGCGGGGCCGAAGTCGACGCCCTGCTGCGTCGCCGTTTTGTCCGGGAATGGAAGACCTTGCGCCACCGGCCCGCGCGTGAATTCCTGGGCGATCTTCGAACCGCGCAGGCCGCGATCCTCTTGTTCGACCAGGTCCCCCGCAACCTGTTCCGGGGGCAGGCGCGCGCTTTCGCCTCCGATCCGCTGGCCCGCCAGCTCGCCCGGACCGCGATCGCTCGCGGCTGGGATGTGCGCCTGCCCGAGCGCGAACGCGCCTTTATCGCCATGCCGCTGATGCACAGCGAGGAAATCGCCGACCAGCGCGCATCGCTCGCCTATTTCGCGCGGTCGCCGCAGCAACGCCGCTTCGCGGTCAGTCACTATCGCATGATCGCGCGCTTCGGCCGCTTCCCGCACCGCAATCCGGCGCTGGGCCGCAAGTCGTCTGCCGCAGAGAAGCGGGCGGTTGCCGCCGGTTACGCCTGGTAG
- a CDS encoding nitronate monooxygenase family protein has translation MKTAITEMFGIEHPIIQGGMHYVGFAEMAAAVSNAGGLGIITGLTQKTPADLANEIARCRDMTDKPFGVNLTFLPTVNAPDYPGYIRAIVEGGVKVVETAGNNPQAVLPHLKDAGIKVIHKCTSVRHALKAQSIGCDAVSVDGFECGGHPGEDDVPNFILLPRAADELEIPFVSSGGMADGRSLVASLAFGAAGMNMGTRFIATKEAPVHDNVKQAILAASELDTRLVMRPLRNTERVLTNDAVERLLEKERALGADLKFEDIIEEVAGVYPSIMREGEMDRGAWSCGMVAGLVYDIPTCRELIKRIMKQANEIVDRIDGLRRA, from the coding sequence ATGAAGACCGCGATCACCGAAATGTTCGGTATCGAGCACCCGATCATCCAGGGCGGTATGCACTATGTCGGGTTTGCCGAAATGGCGGCGGCGGTGTCGAACGCCGGAGGGCTCGGGATCATTACCGGGCTGACGCAGAAGACCCCCGCCGACCTCGCCAACGAGATCGCGCGCTGCCGCGACATGACCGACAAGCCGTTCGGCGTGAACCTTACTTTTCTGCCCACGGTGAACGCGCCCGACTATCCCGGCTATATCCGCGCGATCGTCGAAGGCGGGGTGAAAGTGGTGGAAACCGCCGGCAACAATCCCCAGGCCGTGCTCCCGCATCTCAAGGACGCGGGGATCAAGGTGATCCACAAATGCACCAGCGTGCGCCATGCGCTGAAGGCGCAGTCGATCGGGTGCGACGCGGTCTCGGTCGACGGGTTCGAATGCGGCGGCCATCCGGGCGAGGACGACGTGCCGAACTTCATCCTCCTGCCGCGCGCGGCGGACGAGCTGGAGATACCGTTCGTGTCCAGCGGCGGCATGGCCGACGGGCGCAGCCTGGTCGCCAGCCTCGCGTTCGGCGCGGCGGGCATGAACATGGGCACGCGCTTCATTGCAACGAAGGAAGCGCCGGTTCACGACAACGTCAAACAGGCGATCCTGGCCGCCAGCGAGCTCGATACGCGGCTGGTGATGCGTCCGCTGCGCAATACCGAACGGGTGCTGACGAACGACGCGGTCGAGCGGCTGCTGGAGAAGGAACGCGCGCTGGGCGCCGATCTGAAGTTCGAAGACATTATCGAGGAAGTCGCCGGGGTCTACCCCTCGATCATGCGCGAAGGGGAAATGGACCGCGGAGCGTGGAGTTGCGGGATGGTCGCGGGCCTCGTCTACGATATCCCGACGTGCCGGGAACTGATCAAGCGCATCATGAAGCAGGCGAACGAGATCGTCGACCGGATCGACGGCCTGCGCCGGGCCTGA